The Dama dama isolate Ldn47 chromosome 29, ASM3311817v1, whole genome shotgun sequence DNA window TGCCTTGGACGCGTTGACCAGCTGCCCCTGCTgttacattttgctttttctaacCAGGATAACTCTGATAATACCTTGTAGCAACATGGGACATAGCCAAGTGCTTTTCAATTATCTATTGTTAAACAGAGTGGAAATATCCCTGGGACAGAGCCTTCTTTGTGTTGTCTTAAGAAGAgagaatttttataattttagacgGGAAAGAACGTTTTGCTTTTCTCAGTGCTCATAGTAGCGGAGAGTACAGGGCTTACTTTTTTCTTACTTATTGCAGTCTGTTTTAGGTGGGATTCCCTGTCATAAATATGCAAACGTTTCTGCTACCCTCACCGGTTTCCCCCTCTATGTTTTGGAGTCTTTTTGCATATTTGTTTCCTGTGTAATTTGTTCTGAATTTATTATAAAGATAATTGTTATCAGTAATACaattacttattatttattttcctggaggATTTATGCCTTCATATGTGCTCTCTAACCTGGGAGGGGGCAGCTGTTTCTATTTATGTGTCTTCTTGAGTTAGTTGAATTATAAAGATTAGAGAAGTTTTGCAAACTTCTTTTTGACTGtaaccataatgaaaaatatatttcacgAAGTGAGCACGTACCTGcacataattaaaacaaaaagtttatgaAGTACTTAGCCTGATGACTACAACATACACAATTTAATATTCTATTCTGCTCTGGTCTATTctagttcattaaaaaaatattggttgtgatccacaaaatGATTGCATTCttcagtttgaaaaaaataaacttcactTGATTAGAGGGGTATGCTTTTTGGGTAGAAGTCTTTAAAGCTTTTTATAATGATTTTGGTTATAAacctttatagatttttttttccagagaataCTATAAGAGAATTCTATAAGAGGAAGGGAGTCTGAAAAGAAGTTCAAGGATGATTATCACAGATGTTTGTTTATACTAAAGAAAAGGATTCACTATAAGTTTGATCAGCCAGTGCTAATGTGTCCAACAAAAACGATGACAAATTCttaagccttcttttttttttttttttttggtctaattCTTTATTGCCGAACTGTTTTTTCATACAGGTTGTGATCTAGTTTAGGTTATGTTTTATGAGATCTTTAGCTGGTGTATTTTAAGGCAACCTCCTTTGATGGCAGGATGCTTCTACAAAGGGTTTGTCTCACctattttgtatacatttttagagcttttctttctgatatttttactttatggCAGTTCACTCATACTCAAAGGTAGAGAGGGAATAATATAATGAAATTTATAGACCCAGCCAAGATTTAACAACTAAGGACATTTTGCCAATCTTATTTCGGCACTCCCTCCCCTATACCTTCTTTTCCCCCTTCTGCTTCTGGATAAATTTTAAGCTAGTTCCAAATATTATGTCACTTCACTCCTGTAAACACTGCAGCATGCATCTCTGATAAGGGCTTTCTATTCTTCTTACTGAAACATGTATGAAATATATAGATGGAATaagtacatgtatgtgtgtgtgtgtgtgcatgctaagttgcttcagtcgtggccaaccttttgagactccatggactgtagcctgccaggttcctctgtccatgggttctccaggcaagaatactggagtgggtctcctcctgcaggggatcttcccgacccagggattgaacccatgctcctgcTTTGGCCGGCTGGTTCTTTGCCTGGGAAGCATCCCAGACCAGTCTTAATTCACAGCAAGTGCTTCCTACTTCCTGCCCAACCCCCCCCCATTCCAGTATACCAAAAAGATGGAAAATTGAGTTGTCGGTTTAATTTGGGCatgaattattttttgttgtcCTCTATACCCAGAACTTTTTGTGCTTTTGCTTTCAGAGAGTGGCAAATGCAGTTGTGAGAGTCACAAATGCGATTGTGAAGTGAACATTTTCTAGGGAATCAGATTTTTTCCCAAAGTTATTCTTTAACTGATATTGACAGGTAAAGAATTGTCATTAGAAAACTTAccacttgatttttattttaccttcaagTGAGTTTTTACCTCTAAATTCGTGCCTTTGGAAAAACTGTATCTTAGAATCAGTCACATTGCATAAGTTCATACTCAACTTGAGTGTAAGTTGCATCATGGGGTTCTTGGgaacaggcagagaaagacgaTTGGCTGTGGCCGGGACAGATGCTTCCTCACAGACCCAGAGGGCGGAGCTTCTCCTGGCCCCTCCTCTTTTGCAGTTTGTGCCTCGAGAGAGAGTTGTGCACAGCATACTGAAATcatcctattttctttttattttttcccctaggtGTTGTTAGAGATGCAAAAAGAATTATTAGACTACAAAGGAATTGGGATTAGTGTTCTTGGTAAGATTTACTTTTGGATGTTGTTAATGTCCAGGATTTAAAGGGAACCTACTAAAATGCATCATCAAGCCTAGAATTTCTACTGGGTCTTCCCATAGGCGTtggtagatatatttttaaattttaataacttcTGTGGCATGTTTGGTCAAAGCAGTTTTGAAATCAACATAAATGCTGGTGAGGGGTTTATACATCTCAGCTTACCGTTTCATAATCGGTTTTTGCTATACATAAGATCTGAGATCAAAAGATCCTGTGCATTTGCATAACAGTGCCCAAACATTTATAATATTGTTTCACATTCTTTTTACAGTTCTTGCTGTTCTTAAACATGAACTCATTGAATGTATAGAAGTACACAAGCCTTTTTGGGAAGATCTTGCATGTTAATAATTCCATTGTTTCTCTCCCCTCTGTTATTAGGAAAGATGACCTTTGAGTTCTAAaatgtacctttttaaaaattttaattttctttttcttttttggtagttCCAGAGGCTACAGAGTATTAAGAGATCGTAGGGTTAACTTTGTGTGCTATTGCTATTAAATTTTGTTCCTTAATTTGAATTAAGTGACATGTACTTAAATTTCTGTGAAGGGACAGCACAGTATGGCATTTTGTGCTGTTGTCCTAAAGGGCAGCCTTTGCAAACAATTCTTGTTTGTGAGAAAGTGATGAGAAATCAGAGACTGAAGAATAAATTAGCAAATGGCTCAGTCAGTGACTATCGCCATTTGAAAAAGATCATTCTGCTGTGACAATAAAGTTAAAATGTTTGCAGTTTGAAAATCAATTTGGATTTTCTCTTAAAATGTGTGGTCCATCATTTGTATGCAAAATAACGGACATTTccctttgttattttatttacaaattttgTAGTTACATCTTGAATAACTTTTGTTCCTTTGGTTTTGAActggaatttttttaattgttatttactTTTCCTTCTACAGAAATGAGCCACAGGTCATCAGATTTCTCTAAGATTATCAATAACACAGAGAACCTTGTACGGGAATTGTTGtaagtataaaattttaaagacaaagtTGGGTTTTTCTTGTTTGGCAATCCATATAGGTAGGTGTATGTTGCATTACTACATTCTGCTATGTGTTCGGAATATTTCATTCTTAAAAGttatctttttaagattcttttaaaagatctttttaaAGATTCTCCCAGATTCACTAGATCAGTACATAATGCTTTTAATTTGATCCTCATCCTgcatttgtgtgtttatttttattttatgtggttTTTCCAAAGATTTGAAATCATTATATCTGGGAAAATTTTTCAGCACTGTGGAAGTTAAATTAGATTAGAAGAGATTTAAATGACAAGTGGTCAACTTTGTCAGCATAATTAATTGTAATTTAGTTCACTGGCTTTTAAATTATGCGCCTCATACAATCTGTCAGAATCACCTCttgggagaaatattaaaaaattcaagTGCTGGGCCCCACCCAGACTTGTCGAATCACAGCCTCTTTAGAAACTTCATTCTTAACAGACTCTGGGCAATTTTAAGGGCTATGAACTCTGGAAACTGCTCCTCAAATGAACTCTTTTAGTTATCTGCACTGCTTTTCTTACCTAGCGGAAACTATATTCTTAAATAGATTGTTGCTTTAAGCTACAGTTTTATGCATTATATACTCACATGGACATACAAATATGGTCgccttaaaaacaaaatgcttgtttgttttctgcttATAATGCTGGTGGATGTTCATGGTGGGAAGCTTAGGGAAAAAAACTCACAGATTTAACTGGAATTGTCCATAACCCCACCAGTCAGGAGTAATCATTGTTAAAGTTTTAGGGTCCATCCTTGCATTATTTCATTAACAAAATTGGATTTGTACTAACTGTGTAATAACTTGCTCTGTAAATTGCCTTAATAAAATGCCTCAGATGGGGCAGGCTTAGTGACTTTTTCTGAGGAGTGTTAGAAGCCCACGGCAATGTTCACATCAGAGGCAGTCATCATCTGTTTGACTAAGCATCCGGGGCTGCTTCCTGGGTCCCCGTTATGTTCACGGAGCAATCCTGTCCTTCATGAATGCTTGGAATGTTGGCCCAGAGACGTGCCATTTGACCCACAGAGCTGTGAGCCTCTCCAGCCTGGACTTGTGGCTCAGTGTATGGGCCAATCCCTTTGGACCCCTGTACCCAGACCTCTGGTGTCCTTCCATCCACTTCTTGGCCTCGTTCACTGCATCTGAATAACATAAACCTGGAACCCTGCTTTGGGCTGCTCTCCTCCCAGCTGCCAAGAACTTGATGGTTAGAGCCTCCCAAGGCCTGTCTGCGTGCTCTGCTATTCTCCGGAGCCCTGGAGATAGGCAGGCACAGCTCAGAACCAGATAtgtgcaccccaccccacctgctgGCAAGCCCAAGACCCTCTCACATTACCCAGCTCTTTGCAGCTTTCCTTAAGCCTCTTTTCTGGAGCTCTGTCACCTTCTGCATAACCTGTTCCTAAGCTCTGACACTGCTCAAAAGCTCGCGTCCAGTTTCCATGGCCTGTGGCTATCCCAGTCATCATCTTACTTTTCCATGCTGGAATCAAATCTCAGTATATATGGGGTAGGTGAAACATGCCTATAGGTCTAAAGGGTTATGGAAGATCCTTCTCCACTGTTCACCTGATTCATAGCATGGACCATATATATATGGTCCAAAAGCACATATATACTTTTAGGACTTTTAGTTGCAAGTGAGAAACCCAACTCTTGgcttaagcaaaataaataaataaataaatgtattacttCATAGGACAGAAAAGTGCAGGAGCTCACATGATGTAAGAAAGGTCTTTTGCTCTGTCTCCTGGATTTTTATGTGTTGGCTTTATCAGATGGCCACCAGTGGTTGCAGATTTTGCTCCTACAAGTTCTTTCCCTCAATAGAAACAGCTTCTCTTTTCTAGAAGTTTGGATCCAAGATTTCAGAACCAAACCCCACTGGCCAGCGTGGGTCACGTGCTCATCCCCTGGAGCTGGGACTGGGCACCCTTGAACCAGCTGGACTGAGAGTGGTAGCCAGTGCTTCCCTAAAGGAACAGTAGGGTGTTAGTAAGATTCTGTCGAAAGAGTAACCATAGGCTTTCAACATGAAAagtcagtgaaagtgttagtcactcagtcatgcctgactctttgcgaccccatgcactgtaccctgccaggctccccttccatgaaattctccaggcaagaatactcaagtgggtagccatttccttgtccagaggatcttcccaacccagggatcaaacccaggtctcctgcattgtgggcaggttctttaccatctgagccaccagggaaacccagacttTCACTGTGGGGCCCGGTAAATATCTGTGCAAGAAATTGAGTAGATAAGTGACTGATGTGGGGAAGGCAGAGGTGGGGCTTTACCATTGCTCTTATAGTGTGCCCACCCCAGGGTAAAGTGCTGGAAGAGCATCACTCATTCTCGATCTTTGACCCTGTTTACTGTCACCTCTGCTTCTGCCCAGAGCCATTCCGGACAACTACAAAGTGATTTTTGTACAAGGAGGTGGGTGTGGCCAGTTTAGTGCTGTCCCCTTAAACCTGATTGGCCTGAAAGCAGGAAGATGTGCTGACTACGTGGTGACAGGATCCTGGTCGGCTAAGGCTGCAGAAGAAGCCAAGAAGTTTGGAACTGTGAATATTGTCCACCCCAAACTTGGGAGTTACACTAGTAAGTGCTGGTAGCTGAGCTGGTCTGTGAAATGCTGGCTAGTGGGTGATCCCTCCTTAGCTAGCAGGTTACCCCTGCCCTGGGcgattcttttttcccccatttgatACCATTTAGATTGGCTGCCTGTTCCTGTTAAGATTACTAACTGGCTGCTGCAGAAAGAGTATTCCTAGGCTGTTgtgtgcgtgcctgctaagtggcttcagctgtgtccgactctttgcaacctcatggaccatagcccaccaggctcttctgtctatggaattctcctggcaagaatactcgagtgtgttgccatttccctctctaccTGAGCTGCTAACTTAGTTGCAAAACCCAGGGGCTGGGTTGCCTTTAGGTATGACTTAATCAaggcccccccccacccccccaccgtgAGAGGAAGTCTCCTGGTCCTGGTGTGTCCCTCTGTCTCCACCACAGTCAGGAAAGCTGCCCCCTCCTTATTAGAAGACGGCTCAGCTTCTCCTTGCCTTATATTCTTCCAAGTTTCAATGCCTCTGCTCACACATTCCCAGtaagtctcatgtctcctgtgtcccaTTCCAAATCAGTCAAGCGGCCTTGCCTGAATTGCATTCTACCTTCAGGGCTGTGGGTAGAATTGGTTCTACTGGAATCACATGAGCTGAGAGTGAGGGAGATTGGCACCTAAAGGACACTGTCAGTGGACCTAGGATGTTGGATGCTGGGTGACAAGGAAGAACCCAAATACCTACCACACCATTCTTGAAAATTATTTGCCCCCAGTAAAAGTCAAAAGGGTGAGATGGAGCATCCTTTTAGGATGTTGGTGGTGATTGTAACACTAGATGAGTAGAATGCCTTTTACTTGTGAATGCTCTGGGATCAGTCTTCCCCTCCTAGGCGAGGGGTGTCATAACTGGTGGACTCCCGTCTCCctaagggaagaggggaggaaacGTGGAGTCCCTAACTTGTCTTCTGTGATAGAAATTCCAGATCTGAGCACCTGGACCCTCAACCCGGAGGCCTCCTATGTGTATTACTGCGCCAACGAGACTGTGCATGGGGTGGAGTTTGACTTTATCCCTGACGTCAAGGGAGCGGTGCTGGTCTGCGACATGTCCTCAAACTTCCTGTCCAGGCCAGTGGACATCTCCAAGGTAAAGCGTGAAAGAGGCCTGGGTCAGGGGGAACCCAGCGTCTTGGTTTTTCTAAGGACATTTTAACATATACTAGGACAGGGAAGGGCTGACCTTGGTTGTCAGAATATTTACATACAGACGTTCACAGCCCTTTGTTGACAGTTGCCTCACAGGGCCATACTTGAGTCCTTGGGGGAATTCACTTGCCTCTGAGAGTGGCTTTTAGAAATTTTTTCATTGACACCTTCGGAATTGCTTGCTGTTGTCAAGGGAAGATATGCATTATCCAAACTTGGGGGGCTATGAAGGAGTCCGGCCTTACCTTGTTACCCACCCCAGCACCAAGAGCATCCATAGGACATGGAGACTTCCAGGTGGCTCTCCAGGGTGGGCAGTGGGAGAGGCACCCACAGTTGCACAACATTGGGGGGGCAGGGGTTAGAAGGGTGATATCTGTAAGGAAGTTAAAACAAACTAAGTGGTaatgtgcctttttaaaaaaattctggtaAAATATACTTATTATAAAATCGACCATTTTAACGATTTTTAAGCatacagttcagtgacattaagtacataTCCATGATTGTACAATCCTCATCACCATTCATCTCCAGGACTTTTTCTTCCCGCTGAAACTCTGTCTGCATTAAACAACAACCCCAGTCCTTCCTCCCCCTAGTCACTGGCAATCAccattctctctctctatatatatatatagttttttttagTCTCTGTGAACATGACTGGTCTAGATAACCTCACATCAATGGAgtcatgcaatatttgtcctttcTTGTCTAGCTtgttttcactgagcataatgttctCTGGATTCACCCTTGTGGTAGCatgtcagaatttcatttctttttaggctaagtaatattctgttgtgtgaatatatatattttgtttatagcctactttttattttcacttaccaTACACTGGCAATTCTGAACAATGTCAATTGTGAAAATACCTCTTCCTGTTGGGCCAggctctgcccctcctcccctgtgGGATGCTGCTGAATTTTCCTAAAGGTTTCATGGGGAGACATGGAAGAGGGTTCTATATCTTACATGGAAATTGTCCCAAAGTACCTTAAAACAtctctttttctgaatttttttctctgttgggCAGGTTGTCTCATTTCTCAGTGTCTTATGATTGTCcctttatacaaaaataaatagatttaaaaattggTTTCTTTAGGTTACCAAGGACAGCAGCCTTATTTTAAAGATGGGCTTGGATGTAGAAAAAAGATGTAATAGAGCGAAGAGGAATAGATACAAGGTCTTCACCATGGTGGGCTTGGGCTGGCCTCTTCCTGCGAAGGACCAGGCAGATTTGTAATCTGCAGGCTCTAAACTCACAAGTATTGATTTGCTGTCCAGATAGAGATTGCTTTAGAAAAGGGAATTTGCTCTGAACAGGATTAAAATAGTTACTTCCTTATAAAAACTGTGTTTTAGAAAGAGATTGGGGAATTTGACATACATTTATGAAAGATGACCAAGTATGTTTAAAATAGCAGATTTTCTCTTTGGCAGTTTGGTGTGATTTTTGCTGGTGCCCAGAAGAATGTTGGCTCTGCGGGGGTCACGGTGGTGATTGTCCGAGATGACTTGCTGGGGTTTGCCCTCAAAGAGTGCCCCTCAGTCCTGGATTACAAAGTGCAGGCTGGAAATAACTCCCTGTACAACACACCTCCCTGTTTCAGGTAACTCCAGGGTGTGGCTTGGGGACCAGggaagggggggggggcgggtctcAGTATTTCCCATCAATACGAGGTGACTTTCTGGAGCTGGACATGATTCTGTGAATTGGTAACCTAATTGCCCAGATGTCCTTCAGGATTCTCTGCCCAGCTCACCATTTCCTCATCCTCCTCTGTGAACTGTCTGATCagctttcctttgcctttcttttttggggtgtgGTTCACCATTAGCCCAAAAGCTTTCTGCACATGAAGTGTCATGCCTGCATCTCAATCAAGCACTGCAACTTTAGAGAAGAACTTTCAAAGGCTGGGCTACCTGCCTTTTTCGTTCCCTTCCTGGGCCTGCTTGAAGCCCACTGCTTGGCATTGAACACACTGGCTGGAACAAACGCTTCTCTGTTTTTCACCCAGTCTGCAGGGGTCCTGTTAGCCTGGCTTCCTGTTAATCCTAGTCAGAGTCTGCATCATAGCACTTTTGGGGAGAGTAAGGCTATCCCACCTTATGGTCTTTTAACTCCCAGACACAGGTAGTTGGTGCAAACCTTTGTGATACCTAGGATTTAGCCTGATAAGTTTTATTACTAACAATCTGTGTGAGTTTAGGCAAGCTGCTTAATCTATCTGTGCATCTGGTCTCTTCAAAAGTAATTAGTTGCTGATGAGGATTGGATGGTTAAAATATGTGTCTAAAGTGTGCTtggaggcttcccttgtagctgttagtaaagtatctgtctgcaatgcaggagacctgggttcgatccctgggttgggaagatcccctggagaaggacatggcaacctactccagcattcttgcctggagaatcccatggacagaggagcctgtagtgACTAAACCTCCACCACCAAAATGTGCTTAGTGAATGCCTGGCCCTCAGTGGCTTATAAATGTTAGTGCTGTGTTATTATCTCCCggcagggtttgatcccaggtggTCTGACTCGAAAGCCTGGATAAGTACCCCAGTACCTTCATGTTCTTTACCAGCAAGATGACCAGTGTGGGTTTGTGTTGGAAGGATCCCGTCTCTGGAGGATGGATGGCTGTTGGAGTCCAGCTCTTTGAAGTTTTTCAGTGATGGTGGATGTTCTCATAACAGAGCATATGAAGAGGGGCTTGGGCCAGTGCAGGCCTCGGCTCAATGGGGACCGGGGCTTGGTTAGTGGTCCGAGGCGCAGCCTGTGGGAAAGACACTCCTTCCATATAACTTGGCACAGGAAGAAAAGAGCTTTCTCCAGAGCTGGAATGCTGGTGGAAATTGTTGCTGGTTTTCTGCGTGGCTCACGTAGGCTGCAGCAGCTCTTTAGTCTGTGTCCCCTGCTTCCCTCAGGGAATGGTCTTTTCTCCTGGTCGCCTGTCAGTCCCACTCTGCCTCACTCCGGTTGAAAGTGCTTCTGAAGTGCCTGGTGGGGATTGCGGGGCAGGGCTGAACCTGTCTTGCCCACCCTGTCTTGTCTCTGGGGTTTCTGGTAGTGGAAAAACCAGCGACCACTGGCCAGCTGGGAAGCGAGCCCTGCTGTGCCGAGAAGTGCTGGACTGTTGGGTCCCCGGGGGAaggggctctggagccaggccaCACTGTGGCAGGAGGTGCTGGGAGGCGTTCAGTCCTTCCCTGTTTAGAACAAGCCACCAGGGTCTGGTCTCGGGCATGTGAGTCTTTCAGGCAGAGGCAGAGCCACCGAGGCTCTGGGAGCGAGAAAGTGTGCGGGGCCGGGAAAGCCCTGGCCCTGGATGTGCCCTGAAGGCCAGCAGTTCTGATCAGCACAGCCTGGGGGAGCAGGATGAACTGTCTTACCCTCTGGCACCTTCTCTATGTGAGTGAGTGACCTcgaagtcaatttttttttaaaaatgtaatgaatgtgTTAAAAGGTAGCCTGCTAATATTAAAAGTCAGCAGAAATTGTGAGTTAACAGGTGAGTCTGTCTAAtgggaaataaaaatgtctggcgTCAGACTtggtggaggcagggagagaaagtTCTCCTTGAGTGGCTCGCTGAGGGTCATTCCCCTGCCAGAGCCTGTGCAGGCCTCCGCCCCAGGCCTTGACCAGTCCCGTGTGCAGGGTCAGCCTGGTCACCTGGCTCCCTGCCTGGAGCCTCTCTGCCCAAGGAGGGAGCTGagccagacacagagacacaggagaggaaAAAAGCAAGGTTTCTTCTCCAGACAGATCAGGAGAGTGAAAACTGAGGCCATCTCAGGGCAGGGCTGACAAGAATATTTGATCAGAATtgcatgtagctgattcactttgttgtacaacagaaagtaacacaacattgtaaagcagttacacaccaattaaaaaaagagagaatcatATAAATGTGGAGGTCAAAAGAGATTGGGTTAAATATATTCTGACCCAGGACACCCCTTGGTGTCTTGGATTCTTTTActctaaaagaagagaaaaggaaaaacagtaaGCATCTGTGTGATTGAGTAGCCACCTTCAGTCTATGACTTGAAAAACTAAGATTTCATTTGGTGTGTTTTTAAGATTAGAAAATTGTAGCTC harbors:
- the LOC133048959 gene encoding phosphoserine aminotransferase isoform X1, which translates into the protein MDSGMPVVNFGPGPAKLPRSVLLEMQKELLDYKGIGISVLEMSHRSSDFSKIINNTENLVRELLAIPDNYKVIFVQGGGCGQFSAVPLNLIGLKAGRCADYVVTGSWSAKAAEEAKKFGTVNIVHPKLGSYTKIPDLSTWTLNPEASYVYYCANETVHGVEFDFIPDVKGAVLVCDMSSNFLSRPVDISKFGVIFAGAQKNVGSAGVTVVIVRDDLLGFALKECPSVLDYKVQAGNNSLYNTPPCFSIYVMGLVLEWIKNNGGAAAMEKLSSIKSQMIYDIIDNSQGFYVCPVEPQNRSKMNIPFRIGNTKGDDALEKRFLDKALELNMISLKGHRSVGGIRVSLYNAVTVEDVQKLAAFMKNFLEMHQL
- the LOC133048959 gene encoding phosphoserine aminotransferase isoform X2; the encoded protein is MQKELLDYKGIGISVLEMSHRSSDFSKIINNTENLVRELLAIPDNYKVIFVQGGGCGQFSAVPLNLIGLKAGRCADYVVTGSWSAKAAEEAKKFGTVNIVHPKLGSYTKIPDLSTWTLNPEASYVYYCANETVHGVEFDFIPDVKGAVLVCDMSSNFLSRPVDISKFGVIFAGAQKNVGSAGVTVVIVRDDLLGFALKECPSVLDYKVQAGNNSLYNTPPCFSIYVMGLVLEWIKNNGGAAAMEKLSSIKSQMIYDIIDNSQGFYVCPVEPQNRSKMNIPFRIGNTKGDDALEKRFLDKALELNMISLKGHRSVGGIRVSLYNAVTVEDVQKLAAFMKNFLEMHQL